A region of Chitinivibrionia bacterium DNA encodes the following proteins:
- a CDS encoding DUF2062 domain-containing protein, which yields MNKICVIIPVFNNENTIKNIVIEAKKSVGDNLIVINDGSTDNTTQILSEFDNLNVHKFPKNRGKGAALRKGFEIAISLGCTHAITVDADGQHFCEWIEIARNECEKHPEKLLVGARTGENQGENAPKKNLFARNFGNMWIKIYTGFALNDTQSGFRVYPIEKMKNIKLKTNRFEFEQEVLVKSAYGGIELGEFAIPQVYQPKEERVSHYRVFRDSVRISWFFTKTGFRKIHNVFVSELKSNTTPNKAAISFSLGIFWGIFPIYGFQTAAAIISATLLKLNRPLTFLGSNISIPPMIPFLIIAGVWVGSTAFPPKVEELPNVQALITLFSENKKEFFIISGKYFIIGSALLATAAGLLAYVITYPICKTLGQRGK from the coding sequence ATGAATAAAATTTGCGTAATAATCCCTGTTTTCAACAACGAAAACACTATAAAAAACATAGTAATCGAGGCGAAAAAATCGGTTGGCGACAATCTTATCGTTATAAACGACGGCTCAACCGACAATACAACGCAAATTTTAAGCGAATTCGACAATCTTAACGTCCATAAATTCCCTAAAAATCGCGGAAAAGGCGCGGCGCTTCGCAAGGGTTTTGAAATTGCCATTTCTCTCGGTTGCACGCACGCAATAACGGTGGACGCGGACGGTCAACATTTCTGCGAATGGATAGAAATCGCAAGAAACGAGTGCGAAAAACATCCCGAAAAACTGCTTGTCGGCGCAAGAACTGGCGAAAATCAAGGCGAAAACGCGCCGAAAAAGAACCTTTTTGCGCGAAATTTCGGAAATATGTGGATAAAAATTTACACGGGATTTGCGCTCAACGACACTCAAAGCGGATTTCGGGTTTATCCTATAGAAAAAATGAAAAACATCAAATTAAAAACAAACAGATTTGAGTTTGAGCAGGAAGTTTTGGTAAAATCTGCTTACGGCGGCATAGAGTTGGGCGAATTTGCCATACCGCAGGTTTATCAGCCGAAAGAAGAGCGGGTTTCACATTACCGAGTTTTTCGCGACAGCGTGCGCATAAGCTGGTTTTTCACCAAAACGGGCTTCAGAAAAATCCACAACGTTTTTGTCTCCGAACTAAAGTCGAACACCACGCCGAACAAGGCAGCAATTTCGTTTTCGCTCGGCATTTTCTGGGGGATTTTCCCTATTTACGGATTTCAAACGGCGGCGGCGATTATATCCGCAACGCTCCTGAAACTCAACCGCCCGCTGACATTTTTAGGCTCAAACATTTCCATTCCGCCTATGATTCCGTTCCTTATTATTGCGGGAGTATGGGTTGGCTCGACAGCGTTTCCGCCGAAAGTCGAAGAATTGCCGAACGTGCAGGCGCTCATCACGCTTTTTTCCGAAAACAAGAAGGAATTTTTCATAATAAGCGGAAAATATTTCATAATAGGAAGCGCGCTTCTGGCAACCGCCGCAGGATTGCTCGCGTATGTAATTACGTATCCGATATGCAAAACTTTAGGACAGCGCGGGAAATAA
- a CDS encoding glycosyltransferase family 4 protein, with product MKIAFISTLDSSDVNAWSGSIYYISQTLREIGEVAIIDKLFAKRSKAERAFAKICRLFWKFLGKRYIGEQTIRVAKFYAKQIENQLPSDVDVVFSHDSIVLAYLKTDKLKVLYTDVAEFCGMLNYYPGYYNLSPQTIKIATKMEEATLNNCNLVLYSSEWAANGAKNNYKINDPNKIKVVPFGANIECGRTKNNIAEIIESKEKNKCNLLFIGVDWERKGGDIALETAKNLYEKGVSVRLDIIGIKDCPVELPNYVKNHGFVSKSTAAGKKKIDNLFEKAHFLILPTRAECFGVVFCEASSFGLPSLTTKTGGVASAVLDNKNGKLFERTDNGEKYAEYIQAMLADYENYKKLCFSSFEQYETRLNWKVAGERIFEYIEKLRKK from the coding sequence ATGAAAATAGCGTTTATTTCAACTTTGGACTCAAGCGACGTTAATGCTTGGAGCGGCTCAATATATTATATTTCGCAAACCTTGCGCGAAATAGGAGAAGTTGCGATAATTGATAAATTATTCGCCAAAAGAAGCAAGGCAGAAAGGGCTTTTGCAAAAATTTGCAGATTGTTTTGGAAATTTTTGGGCAAGCGATATATTGGCGAACAAACAATACGAGTTGCAAAATTTTACGCAAAACAAATAGAAAATCAGTTGCCAAGCGATGTCGATGTTGTTTTTTCTCACGATTCGATTGTTTTGGCTTACTTGAAAACAGATAAATTAAAAGTGCTTTATACCGATGTAGCAGAGTTTTGCGGTATGTTGAATTATTATCCGGGTTATTACAATCTTTCTCCGCAAACAATAAAAATCGCCACAAAAATGGAAGAGGCAACCCTAAATAACTGCAATTTGGTTTTGTATTCTTCGGAATGGGCGGCAAACGGAGCAAAAAACAACTATAAAATTAACGATCCGAACAAAATAAAAGTTGTGCCTTTCGGAGCAAATATTGAATGTGGTCGGACAAAGAACAATATAGCCGAAATTATAGAAAGCAAAGAAAAAAACAAATGCAATTTGCTTTTCATAGGTGTAGATTGGGAACGAAAAGGTGGCGACATAGCATTGGAAACAGCAAAAAATCTTTACGAAAAAGGCGTTAGCGTTCGTTTGGATATTATAGGAATTAAAGATTGCCCCGTAGAATTGCCGAATTATGTAAAAAATCACGGATTTGTTTCAAAATCGACAGCCGCAGGCAAGAAAAAGATTGATAATTTGTTTGAAAAAGCGCACTTTCTTATTTTGCCGACCCGCGCTGAGTGTTTTGGCGTAGTGTTTTGTGAGGCTTCAAGTTTTGGACTTCCAAGCTTGACAACAAAGACGGGCGGAGTGGCAAGCGCCGTTCTTGACAATAAAAACGGAAAATTATTTGAACGGACTGATAATGGTGAGAAATATGCGGAATATATACAAGCAATGCTTGCTGATTATGAGAATTACAAAAAATTATGTTTTTCGTCGTTCGAGCAATACGAAACCCGCTTAAATTGGAAAGTCGCAGGCGAGAGAATTTTCGAATATATCGAGAAATTACGAAAGAAGTAG